DNA from candidate division KSB1 bacterium:
CAAAGCAAGGATGGCTAAAATCAAGCGGGCCTCAATTTGCGTCCAGGCCGTTTTAAACTTATCGAAGTATGGATAAAGAGGTAGTTTCAGAAAATCTAAAGCCAGCAGCCAGGGTAAAACCTCGGCTAAGGTAATGAGAAAAATCCAAAACGGGTATCCAAAAAAGAGATCCCAGAACAGGTTACCATGCCGCGCCGATTCGGCCGCTTTTTTAAAACCGCATAAAGACAATCCTATGAGAATAAATGGAAATAAATTTAAATAGCTCAGGACGGCAATCACATACCATTTAACATCAACGCTCGTGAATAACGAAAGATTATTGAAAGATGATATGAGCTTCCAACCGAGATAGAGGTTAGCAAACAAAAGAAGAGGAATAAAATAGAAAAAGATTCTTAAGATGACAGCCATGAAAATGGCGGCATCCTTTCCGGAGAAATCAATAAGTGGTTCCGTTGAAAATTCTTAGTCGGTTTTGTTATCATGCCAGTAGTCTTCCAATTCAACGCCCTCGAAGACCGATACATTGTTCTGGATCTTAACAAAATTGCCAATTTTAACGTTGTTGCCGATATTCACGTTCTGGCCGATGGAGCAATTTGACCCAATTTGCGTACCACTTTGGACATGGCTAAAATGCCAGATCTTTGTATCAGCGCCGATCTCGCAACCATCGTCAACATAAGAGCTGCCATGAGCAAAATATTTTTTATTACTCATCATTTTACGATTGTCCGTTTCCATGTTCTTCTACAAATTCATCCACTACTCTAATGATCTTGGTGCCATTTCCATTTGTCGGCCGGAGATTATTTTCGGGAATCGTAACTTGCTGGCCGTTCATGATCAGTGATCTTTGCGCAGCTTGCAATACGCGCAAAACATCCAACCCGCTCTGGCCATCTGTCAAAGGCGCCTCGCGGGTCTCTAAAGCATTTAAGAACGCCTGACATTCAGCTTTTAAAGGTTCATCCCGGCTGTATGCAACTTCTTCGCCATCCCCTTTAATCGGGATCGGTTCTCCCTCTTTCAGCTCAACACGTTGATCGTAAAGGAGAAGCTTCTTACTGACATCATCGAAGCTGGCCATTTTTTTTGCGCCGATAACAACCAACCGCTGCTCCTTGAACGGATGCAGCCAGGAGACATAAATATGCGCTCTAACCGAATTATCAAAAAGTAAATTTGTAACCGTAACATCGGCAATATTGGGCTGGACAAAATTACCACCACAGGCGACGACTTGAAACGGCAGCTTACCCAGAATCCGAAGAATGATTGCGATATCATGGGGAGCAAAACTCCAAAGAATATTCTCTTCACGCCTGATCTTGCCCAGACTCAAACGATTGGAGTAGATATACTGAATTTTGCCGAGAACCCCGCCGCAAATCAACTCCATCAACTTCACAAACGCAGGATGGTATTCGAGCACGTGGCCAACCATTAGAATTTTCTTCTGGACTTGAGCCAGTTCGACAAGATAGGCGCCTTCTTGATAATTGATAGCAAGCGGTTTCTCCACAAAAACGTCTTTGCCGGCCTCCAGAGCCTGATTCGCCAGATTAAAATGCGTTTCTGACGGCGTGGCTATCACCACACCCCGGACATCAGAACTTAGAACTTCATCAAAATTTTCAACCAGTTGGATTCCAGGTGCGAGTTCTTCCGCTAATTTGATGCCGTTACGTGTGGCATCACAAACCATTGCCAGGGCGTCGAGTTCTCTGAAGTTTCGTACCAGGTTCTTGCCCCAGTACCCACATCCAACAACAGCAATTTTAGAGGACACTTAAATTAATCTCCTGTTAAGTTGTCTAAAACCTTCCAGGTTTTGGAAACCTGGAAGGTTTAATCACCTACTACACGGAGGGCATTTTTAGCTTGTCGCCGAAGAGTTTTTGGAAATTACTCTGTTTCTTCCGCTTTTTGCCGCCGCCTTCGCCATAATAATAGTAGTATTGATAATAATAGTAGTATTGATAAGAGCCATAAGTATTTTCTCTGCTGACATCGTTAAGGAGTGCACCGAGTATTCGGGCATTCACATTATTCAGTAGTTCAATTCCTCGAATTAGAGCGCCGCGATTGGTCTGACCCGATTTTACCACAACCAGGACGCCGTCAACCTCCTTGGCAAGAACTGCCGCATCGGTGACTGCAATAAGAGGAGGGCTATCAAAAAGACAGACTTCATATCTCTCTTTTAGCTCCCCAATTATTTTTTTCATGTGATCTGAGCCAAGCATTTCGGCCGGATTGGGTGGCAGAATGCCGCTGGTCAGAACATCCAGGTTCTTGATATTCGTTGACTGAATTGCTTCGTCCAGAGTTGCCTTCCCAATCAGGACATTTGACAAACCTTTATTCTTCTCTAAATCAAAAATCTTATGAGCGACCGGTCTCCTTAAATCCGTATCTATCACGATCGTACGAGTGCCTTGCAAGCTTATGGATATGGCCAGGTTTGCGGTAGTCGTCGATTTACCCTCGTCAGGACCCGCAGAAGTAACGAGGAACGCATGCAATTTCTTGTCTGAGTCTGAAAACTGTAGATTGGTTCTCAATGATCGATATGCCTCACTTACAGGGGATTTAGGTTTAAAATGAGTAACTAGCCTCATCCGCTCCTCACGGGGCGCTTGCAAGTCTGCATGACCGTTAGATTGTTCGAGCGAATGTCCATTTTTCCCGTCAGTTTCAATTCTGGGAATCGCCCCCAGAACTGAGAGTCCTAAAGCCTCCAAATCCTCTACGCGCCGGACGGATGTGTCCATGTATTCGCGCAGAACCGCGACACCGATACCGAGTCCCAACCCCATAATAAAACCAAGAATAAGATTCAATCTCTTCTTCGGTGAGATCGGACTCCTGGGTCGTATGGCTTCGTCTATGATTCGCACTTTTCCAATCTGGCCGGCTTGCGTGATACGCGATTCTTCAAATTTCTCGCGCATCATCATATAGAGATTTTCATCGACTTTCCGGTTGCGTTCAAGGCGGGCCAGTTGGACGTTTTTATCCGGAAGAGATTCCAGTTTAGTTGAGTAACTCTCAACCACGCGCTTGAGTCCATCCGCACGTGCGATGAAAGACGCCATTTCAGTTTCCCCTTCAAGAATTTTTAAAACAAGATCTTGTGCCTGCGCTAACGGATCATCTGCAGGAAGACCTCCGACTATAAGCTTACGTATTTCTTCAGTCAAGCGAGTTTTTATGGCATCGCGTTTTTCCCGCTCCCGGCCTACTTGCGGGTCACCTTTCACAACACCTTGCGAAAGATAGACCGTGATATTTCGCTCGATTTCAGCCATCTCTTTACGGAGATGCAGCACCAACGGGCTGGAGACCCGTGCGATTTCGGCTTCAAGAGTTTCTTTGCTCCTCCCAAGCCGACTCTTCAAATAATCAAGTCGTTTCCGGGTTACTTCTAAATCTATCAAAGCCTCTTTGTAAAGGGTTTCAAACTCGGCGCTTTGTTCTACAATTTGAGTCGCCTCTTCTCCCAGGGAAGCGATCTTTTCTTTTTCAAGAAAAGTTTTTAACGTTTCCTCACTTTGTTTCAGATCTTTTTCTTTACGAAAAAGCTGATCATCGAGAAATTGGACGACTTGAGAGATTTCTCCTCGTGTGAAATCCCGATCCATATCCTGGTAAACTTCAG
Protein-coding regions in this window:
- a CDS encoding Gfo/Idh/MocA family oxidoreductase, giving the protein MSSKIAVVGCGYWGKNLVRNFRELDALAMVCDATRNGIKLAEELAPGIQLVENFDEVLSSDVRGVVIATPSETHFNLANQALEAGKDVFVEKPLAINYQEGAYLVELAQVQKKILMVGHVLEYHPAFVKLMELICGGVLGKIQYIYSNRLSLGKIRREENILWSFAPHDIAIILRILGKLPFQVVACGGNFVQPNIADVTVTNLLFDNSVRAHIYVSWLHPFKEQRLVVIGAKKMASFDDVSKKLLLYDQRVELKEGEPIPIKGDGEEVAYSRDEPLKAECQAFLNALETREAPLTDGQSGLDVLRVLQAAQRSLIMNGQQVTIPENNLRPTNGNGTKIIRVVDEFVEEHGNGQS
- a CDS encoding polysaccharide biosynthesis tyrosine autokinase codes for the protein MENNNNNFNSNGQHLGDINSRNITIHDYLAIFYRSRWLIVVVFLATMLGVTYYTFTTPPTYEASTTLMIVEKQGMGQSLFDFTGFSQQRTLINNQVEILKSRFLAQEVIRRLLNSTKRDSLELVHDLGIEKTTIDILKELRGSITVSPIRDTDFISLKVKAPSPFEAAFLTKTVAEVYQDMDRDFTRGEISQVVQFLDDQLFRKEKDLKQSEETLKTFLEKEKIASLGEEATQIVEQSAEFETLYKEALIDLEVTRKRLDYLKSRLGRSKETLEAEIARVSSPLVLHLRKEMAEIERNITVYLSQGVVKGDPQVGREREKRDAIKTRLTEEIRKLIVGGLPADDPLAQAQDLVLKILEGETEMASFIARADGLKRVVESYSTKLESLPDKNVQLARLERNRKVDENLYMMMREKFEESRITQAGQIGKVRIIDEAIRPRSPISPKKRLNLILGFIMGLGLGIGVAVLREYMDTSVRRVEDLEALGLSVLGAIPRIETDGKNGHSLEQSNGHADLQAPREERMRLVTHFKPKSPVSEAYRSLRTNLQFSDSDKKLHAFLVTSAGPDEGKSTTTANLAISISLQGTRTIVIDTDLRRPVAHKIFDLEKNKGLSNVLIGKATLDEAIQSTNIKNLDVLTSGILPPNPAEMLGSDHMKKIIGELKERYEVCLFDSPPLIAVTDAAVLAKEVDGVLVVVKSGQTNRGALIRGIELLNNVNARILGALLNDVSRENTYGSYQYYYYYQYYYYYGEGGGKKRKKQSNFQKLFGDKLKMPSV